One Triticum dicoccoides isolate Atlit2015 ecotype Zavitan chromosome 5B, WEW_v2.0, whole genome shotgun sequence genomic window carries:
- the LOC119307795 gene encoding probable prefoldin subunit 3, with translation MAAATSSSAVAVSTPQGVAERRGIPAASFVEDVETYLRQAGLEVNSALAFLQERLQQYKMVEMKLLAQQRELQAKIPDIEKCLDIVATLKAKKALGEALIADFELSEGIYSRAKIEDSDSVCLWLGANVMLEYSCDEANELLKSNLENARASLEVLVGDLHFLRDQQTITQVTIARIFNWDVHQRRSKQSVMKET, from the exons atggcgGCGGCCACCTCCTCGTCGGCGGTGGCGGTATCTACGCCGCAGGGAGTGGCGGAGCGGCGGGGAATCCCGGCGGCATCCTTCGTCGAGGATGTCGAAACCTACCTCCGGCAGGCCGGGCTCGAGGTCAACTCCGCCCtcgccttcctccaagaaag GCTGCAGCAGTACAAAATGGTGGAGATGAAACTTTTAGCACAACAAAGAGAACTTCAG GCGAAAATTCCTGATATAGAGAAATGCTTGGATATTGTTGCGACATTGAAAGCTAAAAAAGCTTTGGGTGAG GCACTCATAGCTGATTTTGAATTATCTGAGGGAATCTATTCGCGTGCTAAAATCGAGGACTCTGACTCAGTGTGCCTATGGTTGGGTGCAAATGTGATGCTGGAATACTCCTGTGACGAG GCCAATGAGCTCTTGAAAAGTAACTTGGAAAATGCGAGGGCCAGTTTAGAAGTCCTTGTTGGCGATCTTCATTTCTTACGGGACCAGCAAACGATAACTCAG GTTACAATTGCTCGGATATTTAACTGGGACGTGCACCAGCGGAGAAGCAAGCAGTCTGTTATGAAAGAAACATGA